From a region of the Thiorhodovibrio winogradskyi genome:
- a CDS encoding glycogen/starch/alpha-glucan phosphorylase: protein MSLTTAARSATEPHEPIRTGLSKDTLVQAFGDNLFYVQGRFREVASPYDLFMAAAFTVRDRMLELWIKSARTYKEKNSRTVAYLSAEFLIGPQLGLNMVKLGITEAAREAGKELDLDLEAILETEEEPGLGNGGLGRLAACYMDSLATLQIPAIGYGIRYEFGIFDQQIIDGWQVEKGDTWLRNGNPWEIHRPKICFPVGFGGHTEQHTDPAGITHTRWIPELVVNGVAYDTPIPGYGVNNVNLLRLWKSEAPESFDFQAFNTGNYYGAVHAKIEAETISKVLYPNDDPEVGKELRLKQQFFFVSCSLRDMIRLELSNTGTLEHFHKKFAIQLNDTHPSLAVAELMRLLVDEHLMNWEQAWDITRHACHFTNHTLLPEALETWPIELFGRLLPRHLEIIYQINQLFLDEVRVKFFEDDDRVRRLSLIDENNGRRVRMAHLAAVGSCAINGVAELHSELLKSTVMRDFHDMYPDRFHNVTNGVTPRRFMVLCNPRLARLITKVCGDNRWIRDLECLSALEPHADDSALHERWRAVKTAAKTDLSNWLGQETGIAPDPSSLFDIQAKRIHEYKRQHLNLLHVLALYEQIKNQGTDGIVPRTFIFGGKAAPGYTMAKLIIKLINAVGEVINHDPAVNGTLRVIFMPDFNVKRGQRLYPAADLSEQISLAGKEASGTGNMKFSMNGALTIGTLDGANVEIREEVGAENFFLFGMTAAEVQRRQAEGYDPYQIYSTNAQVKSLLDLIASGLFSHGDAGLFQPLVENLMYQDPFMVLADFHDYVECQRKVADAYGDPRHWTRMSILNVARIGKFSSDRAIQEYAERIWQVEPEPVSL, encoded by the coding sequence ATGAGCCTTACAACAGCCGCCCGGTCTGCCACCGAGCCCCATGAGCCAATCCGCACCGGACTGTCGAAAGACACTCTTGTGCAGGCCTTCGGCGACAATCTGTTTTATGTGCAGGGGCGCTTCCGCGAGGTCGCCAGCCCCTATGATCTATTCATGGCCGCCGCATTCACGGTTCGTGATCGAATGCTGGAGTTATGGATTAAATCAGCCCGCACCTACAAGGAGAAAAACTCGCGCACCGTGGCATATCTGTCCGCCGAGTTCCTGATCGGCCCCCAACTCGGGCTCAACATGGTCAAGCTCGGCATCACCGAGGCCGCACGCGAGGCCGGCAAGGAACTGGATCTGGATCTCGAGGCCATTCTCGAGACCGAGGAGGAACCCGGCCTGGGTAATGGCGGCCTGGGACGGCTGGCGGCTTGTTACATGGACTCCCTGGCCACCTTGCAGATTCCGGCCATTGGTTACGGCATCCGCTATGAATTTGGGATTTTTGATCAGCAAATCATCGACGGTTGGCAGGTCGAAAAAGGCGACACCTGGCTGCGCAATGGCAACCCATGGGAAATTCACCGTCCCAAGATTTGTTTCCCGGTTGGCTTCGGTGGCCATACAGAGCAACATACGGACCCCGCGGGCATTACCCACACCCGCTGGATTCCGGAGCTGGTGGTCAATGGCGTCGCCTATGACACCCCTATTCCCGGCTATGGGGTGAACAACGTCAATTTGTTGCGACTGTGGAAATCCGAGGCACCCGAGTCCTTTGACTTTCAGGCTTTCAACACTGGCAATTACTACGGCGCCGTGCACGCCAAGATCGAGGCTGAGACCATCTCCAAGGTGCTCTACCCCAACGATGATCCGGAAGTCGGCAAGGAACTGCGCCTGAAGCAGCAGTTCTTTTTTGTCTCCTGCTCCCTGCGCGACATGATTCGCCTGGAACTGAGCAACACAGGGACGCTAGAGCATTTCCACAAGAAATTCGCCATCCAGCTCAACGACACCCATCCGTCGCTGGCAGTGGCCGAGTTGATGCGCCTGCTGGTCGACGAGCATCTGATGAACTGGGAACAGGCGTGGGACATCACCCGGCACGCCTGCCATTTCACTAACCACACCCTGCTGCCGGAGGCGCTGGAAACCTGGCCCATTGAGCTGTTCGGACGCCTCCTGCCGCGTCATTTGGAGATTATCTACCAGATCAATCAGCTATTTCTCGATGAAGTGCGGGTTAAGTTCTTCGAGGACGATGACAGGGTCCGGCGGCTGTCGCTCATCGACGAGAACAATGGCCGACGGGTCCGCATGGCCCATCTGGCCGCCGTCGGCAGTTGCGCCATCAATGGCGTAGCCGAACTGCACAGCGAGTTGCTGAAAAGCACCGTGATGCGAGATTTCCATGACATGTACCCGGATCGATTCCACAATGTCACCAATGGCGTGACACCCCGGCGCTTCATGGTGCTCTGCAATCCCCGCTTGGCTCGCTTAATCACCAAGGTCTGCGGCGACAACCGCTGGATTCGCGATCTCGAATGCCTGAGCGCACTCGAACCCCATGCCGATGACAGTGCCCTGCATGAACGTTGGCGAGCCGTGAAAACCGCCGCCAAAACGGATTTATCCAACTGGCTTGGGCAGGAAACCGGCATCGCGCCAGACCCCAGCAGCTTGTTCGACATCCAGGCCAAGCGCATTCATGAGTACAAGCGCCAACATCTGAACCTGCTGCACGTTCTGGCACTCTATGAACAAATCAAGAACCAGGGTACGGATGGCATCGTACCCCGAACATTCATCTTTGGCGGCAAGGCGGCACCTGGCTACACCATGGCCAAGCTCATCATCAAGCTGATCAATGCCGTGGGTGAGGTGATCAACCATGACCCGGCGGTGAATGGCACCCTGAGAGTCATCTTCATGCCGGACTTCAACGTCAAACGCGGTCAGCGCCTCTATCCGGCGGCGGATCTCTCCGAACAGATATCCTTGGCGGGCAAGGAGGCATCCGGTACCGGCAACATGAAGTTTTCCATGAACGGCGCCCTAACCATCGGCACGCTGGATGGCGCCAATGTCGAAATCCGCGAGGAAGTAGGAGCGGAGAATTTCTTTTTGTTTGGCATGACAGCGGCTGAAGTCCAGCGGCGCCAAGCCGAGGGTTATGACCCTTATCAGATTTACAGCACGAACGCGCAGGTAAAGTCCCTGCTTGATCTCATCGCCTCGGGCCTGTTCTCCCATGGCGATGCTGGGCTCTTTCAGCCACTGGTTGAGAACCTGATGTATCAGGATCCCTTCATGGTGCTAGCGGATTTCCACGACTATGTCGAATGCCAGCGGAAAGTGGCCGATGCCTATGGCGATCCGCGCCATTGGACACGCATGTCGATCTTGAACGTGGCGCGCATCGGTAAGTTTTCCTCTGATCGTGCGATTCAGGAATATGCCGAGCGAATTTGGCAGGTGGAGCCAGAACCGGTTAGCTTATAG
- a CDS encoding phosphoketolase family protein: MTASPQLTSDRLAPAPDLKATGTPPDSEQLKAMDAYWRACCYLAAGMIYLRDNPLLRQPLSLDHIKQRLLGHWGASPGLAFVYVHLNRIIKAHQQSAIFLAGPGHGAPGVLAPVYLEGTYSEIYPNKSEDAEGLKAFFKQFSFPGGIGSHCTPETPGSIHEGGELGYSISHAFGAAFDNPDLLVTVVVGDGEAETGPLATSWHSSKFLNPIRDGAVLPVLHLNGYKINNPTLLSRIPHEELESLIRGYGWEPHFVEGDDPMAMHQAMAATLDECHAKIRSIQNQARDGAPLSTSGANQAKRAIWPMIVLRSPKGWTGPKEVDGHKVEGFWRAHQVPLAGVRENPEHLAQLEAWLRGYKPEELFDGNGRLIPELKALAPSGTLRMSANPHANGGLLRRGLRMPDFNNYALDVPKPGVQRAGNTYPLGVFLRDIMAENMTNFRVFGPDENSSNKLQAIYEVSKKLWLEDYLPEDEDGGELSSDGRVMEMLSEHTLEGWLEGYLLTGRHGFFSTYEAFVHVIDSMFNQHAKWLSITQDIPWRAPISSLNLLITSTVWRQDHNGFTHQDPGFLDVVVNKDPDVIRIYLPPDVNTLLSTANHCLKSRDYVNVIVADKQVHLQFLDMDAAVRHCTKGVGIWDWASNDEGEEPDLVMVGCGDIPTKEALAATALLREHFPELKIRFINVVDLLRLLPEREHPHGLSDRDFDGLFTKDRHVIFNFHGYPWLIHRLTYARTNHHNFHVRGYKEKGNINTPMELAINNEIDRFTLAIDAINRLPELQVKGAHVRERLRDQQIECRNHAYKFGIDPPEIDNWTWPF; this comes from the coding sequence ATGACGGCATCCCCACAGCTCACCAGTGACCGCCTCGCGCCAGCACCAGACCTCAAGGCCACCGGCACGCCGCCTGACAGCGAACAGCTCAAAGCCATGGACGCCTACTGGCGCGCCTGCTGCTATCTAGCCGCCGGCATGATCTACCTGCGCGACAATCCGCTGCTGCGCCAGCCACTCAGTCTCGATCACATCAAGCAGCGACTGCTCGGCCACTGGGGGGCCAGCCCGGGCTTGGCTTTTGTGTATGTCCACCTTAATCGCATTATCAAGGCACACCAGCAGTCGGCCATTTTCCTCGCCGGCCCCGGTCATGGTGCGCCGGGGGTGCTGGCACCTGTGTATTTGGAAGGTACCTATTCGGAAATCTATCCCAACAAAAGCGAGGACGCCGAGGGACTCAAAGCCTTCTTCAAGCAATTCTCCTTTCCCGGCGGTATTGGCTCACACTGCACGCCCGAGACCCCTGGGTCCATTCACGAGGGCGGCGAGTTGGGCTACTCCATCTCCCACGCCTTCGGCGCGGCCTTCGACAACCCCGATCTGCTGGTCACCGTGGTGGTCGGCGATGGCGAGGCCGAGACCGGCCCGCTGGCCACCTCCTGGCACTCGAGCAAGTTCCTCAATCCCATCCGCGATGGCGCCGTGCTGCCGGTGCTGCACTTAAACGGCTACAAAATCAATAATCCGACGCTGCTCTCGCGCATCCCGCACGAGGAACTCGAAAGCCTGATACGCGGCTATGGCTGGGAGCCGCATTTTGTCGAAGGCGATGATCCCATGGCCATGCACCAGGCCATGGCGGCGACGCTTGATGAATGCCACGCCAAGATTCGCTCCATCCAGAACCAAGCGCGTGACGGCGCCCCCCTTTCCACCTCAGGGGCCAATCAGGCCAAGCGCGCCATCTGGCCGATGATCGTGCTGCGCTCGCCCAAGGGTTGGACTGGACCAAAGGAGGTCGATGGGCACAAAGTCGAGGGTTTCTGGCGCGCCCATCAGGTGCCGCTCGCTGGCGTGCGCGAAAATCCCGAGCATCTCGCCCAGCTTGAGGCCTGGTTGCGCGGCTACAAGCCCGAGGAACTGTTCGATGGCAACGGCCGGCTGATCCCTGAACTCAAGGCGCTAGCCCCCAGCGGCACCTTGCGCATGAGCGCCAATCCGCACGCCAATGGCGGCCTGCTGCGCCGCGGTCTGCGCATGCCGGATTTCAACAACTATGCCCTGGATGTGCCCAAGCCAGGGGTACAGCGCGCCGGCAACACCTATCCGCTCGGAGTCTTCCTGCGCGACATCATGGCCGAGAACATGACCAATTTCCGCGTCTTCGGCCCGGATGAGAACAGTTCCAACAAACTGCAAGCCATCTATGAGGTCAGCAAGAAACTCTGGCTGGAGGACTATCTGCCCGAGGACGAAGACGGCGGCGAACTGTCATCTGATGGCCGGGTGATGGAAATGCTCTCCGAGCACACGCTGGAAGGCTGGCTGGAGGGCTATTTGCTGACCGGCCGCCATGGCTTCTTCTCGACCTACGAGGCCTTTGTGCATGTGATTGACTCCATGTTCAATCAGCACGCAAAGTGGCTTTCGATCACCCAGGACATTCCCTGGCGCGCGCCCATTTCCTCGCTCAATTTGCTGATCACCTCCACCGTGTGGCGTCAGGATCACAATGGCTTCACCCATCAGGATCCGGGCTTTCTCGATGTAGTTGTCAACAAGGATCCGGATGTGATTCGCATCTATCTGCCCCCGGATGTCAACACCCTGCTGTCCACCGCCAACCATTGTCTGAAAAGCCGCGACTATGTGAATGTGATTGTCGCCGACAAGCAGGTGCACTTGCAGTTTCTCGACATGGACGCCGCCGTGCGCCACTGCACTAAGGGCGTTGGGATTTGGGACTGGGCCAGCAATGACGAGGGCGAGGAACCGGATCTGGTGATGGTTGGCTGCGGCGATATTCCCACCAAGGAGGCACTGGCCGCCACCGCGCTGCTGCGCGAGCACTTCCCGGAACTCAAAATCCGCTTCATTAATGTGGTCGACCTGCTGCGGCTGCTGCCGGAGCGCGAGCATCCGCATGGCTTGTCGGATCGCGATTTCGATGGCCTTTTCACCAAGGATCGCCATGTGATTTTCAACTTCCACGGCTATCCCTGGCTGATCCATCGCCTGACCTACGCGCGCACCAATCATCATAATTTTCATGTGCGCGGCTATAAGGAGAAGGGCAACATCAACACACCGATGGAGCTGGCCATCAATAACGAGATCGACCGCTTCACCCTGGCTATTGACGCCATCAACCGGCTGCCAGAATTGCAGGTGAAGGGCGCCCATGTCCGCGAGCGGCTGCGCGACCAACAAATTGAATGCCGCAATCATGCCTACAAATTCGGCATCGATCCGCCCGAGATCGACAACTGGACTTGGCCCTTCTGA